In Candidatus Defluviibacterium haderslevense, the following are encoded in one genomic region:
- a CDS encoding response regulator transcription factor, whose protein sequence is MLATSPDLKNNSKILLVEDDRNFGDVLRSYLEMHGYNVDLAVDGIDGFEHFRRKEYDLCILDVMMPRKDGFALAKDIRSKNADVPIIFLTAKTLKEDIVEGFRIGADDYVTKPFNSEELLYRVQAILKRSNRIKEVQSDEVKEFTIGKYYFNVPLRVLYLKDGDEIHEKVKLSPKESLLLKLFCEHRNDILLRSEALSKIWGEDNYFTARSMDVFVTKLRKYLANDETIEITNIHGNGFRMVIHGEQGSEL, encoded by the coding sequence ATGTTAGCTACAAGTCCAGATTTGAAGAATAATTCCAAAATACTCCTGGTAGAGGATGACCGTAATTTTGGAGACGTATTGAGGTCCTATTTAGAAATGCATGGTTATAATGTCGATTTGGCAGTAGACGGGATAGATGGTTTTGAGCATTTTCGTAGAAAAGAGTATGATTTGTGTATACTTGATGTAATGATGCCTCGTAAAGATGGATTCGCATTAGCTAAAGACATTCGTTCCAAAAATGCCGATGTGCCTATTATCTTTTTAACAGCCAAGACACTCAAGGAAGATATCGTTGAAGGTTTTAGAATTGGGGCTGACGATTACGTAACCAAGCCGTTCAATTCTGAGGAATTGCTTTATAGAGTTCAAGCTATATTAAAAAGATCCAACCGAATTAAGGAGGTCCAAAGTGATGAAGTTAAGGAATTTACCATTGGAAAATATTATTTCAACGTTCCGTTGAGAGTTTTATACCTAAAAGATGGAGATGAAATTCATGAAAAAGTCAAATTAAGCCCAAAAGAGTCTTTGTTACTTAAACTATTTTGTGAACACAGGAATGATATTTTACTGAGGTCAGAAGCTTTATCCAAAATATGGGGTGAGGATAATTATTTTACTGCACGAAGTATGGATGTCTTTGTTACTAAGCTTCGCAAGTATTTAGCAAATGACGAAACCATTGAAATAACCAATATCCACGGGAATGGCTTCAGGATGGTTATTCATGGTGAACAGGGTTCAGAGCTATAA
- a CDS encoding inositol monophosphatase, which yields MNKQQLEQICAQVVISAKQAGAFIRDAIGQVKDDDIQEKELHSLVSYVDLNAEKMIVAFLRNVIPESNFITEEHTTTGDVNSNARYTWIIDPLDGTTNFLKGIPIFSVSIALMCEEELLVGVVYDIMSDVSYYAWAGGGAYQNGHSIHVSQVAHLNQAIIATGFPYARKKMEAIADLLLLILKEARGVRRLGSAAIDLAFTACGRFDGYYETQINAWDVAAGILIVREAGGQVSDFKGSGYPVFSTHILATNPQLYPQIMNLIKQVDLN from the coding sequence ATGAATAAGCAGCAATTAGAACAAATTTGTGCACAAGTTGTAATCAGCGCTAAACAAGCTGGAGCATTTATTAGGGATGCTATTGGGCAAGTTAAAGATGACGATATACAGGAAAAGGAGTTGCATAGTCTTGTATCCTATGTTGACCTGAATGCTGAAAAAATGATTGTAGCATTTTTAAGGAATGTAATCCCTGAATCCAATTTTATTACTGAAGAGCATACAACAACTGGTGATGTCAATTCCAATGCAAGGTATACATGGATTATTGATCCCTTAGATGGTACTACTAATTTTTTGAAAGGCATACCCATATTTTCTGTGAGTATTGCTTTAATGTGTGAAGAGGAATTACTCGTGGGTGTTGTTTATGACATTATGAGTGATGTATCTTATTATGCATGGGCAGGAGGAGGTGCTTATCAAAATGGTCATTCGATTCATGTAAGTCAGGTGGCTCATTTAAATCAAGCTATTATAGCTACAGGATTTCCATATGCCCGAAAGAAAATGGAAGCCATTGCCGATTTACTATTATTAATATTAAAAGAAGCGCGGGGAGTCAGGAGATTGGGTTCTGCCGCCATTGACTTAGCATTTACTGCATGTGGAAGATTTGATGGATATTACGAAACACAAATCAATGCCTGGGATGTTGCAGCAGGAATTTTGATAGTTAGGGAGGCAGGTGGTCAAGTTAGTGATTTTAAAGGTTCTGGGTATCCGGTTTTTTCTACTCACATATTAGCTACAAATCCGCAATTATATCCTCAAATAATGAATTTAATCAAACAGGTCGATTTAAACTGA
- a CDS encoding HAMP domain-containing histidine kinase — MSSIQIRFIVILGALTIIGIFVMQAYYLFKNYNKEESEFHQSVSIALRNTAKIIANYDKGTLPEKGLLIREASNFYKVNVNAHIDQSSLLLTLKNEFAKQELVIPFEYGIYDCGTNELVYNEILKDTTKVKSKSNRKAKSKKTEENSYFIVRFPSKASYMFVEMKSLIISSTLLLLACGIFTMAMFMTLRQKRYSELMRDFVNNMTHEFKTPISSIKISADVLLHHPTVEEDKRLFQYAQIIRDQNQRLNDQVEKVLQIAKMESSSFNIKKEPIDLHEIIRQVSSQYAIRLDDSGGSLTLSLEAKSHNCMADRFHFMNIISNLIDNAIKYSKNDPEIGIFTHNLKDKLILEVRDKGIGIQEEDISKIFQKFFRVSTGDVHNVKGFGIGLYYVKRICDAHGFDVNLQSVYGKGTSIFIQVKTV, encoded by the coding sequence ATGTCTTCGATTCAAATTCGATTTATAGTAATACTTGGAGCATTAACAATCATCGGTATTTTTGTTATGCAAGCCTATTATTTATTTAAAAATTACAATAAAGAGGAATCAGAATTTCACCAATCCGTGAGTATTGCATTAAGAAATACGGCCAAAATCATAGCTAATTATGACAAGGGCACATTACCTGAAAAAGGACTTTTAATCCGTGAAGCTTCCAATTTCTATAAAGTTAATGTAAATGCACATATAGATCAATCTAGTCTCCTCCTTACACTAAAGAATGAATTTGCGAAACAAGAATTGGTCATACCTTTTGAGTATGGAATTTATGATTGCGGCACAAATGAACTGGTATACAATGAAATATTAAAAGATACCACTAAAGTTAAAAGCAAATCAAACAGGAAAGCCAAATCTAAAAAAACGGAGGAGAACTCTTATTTTATAGTTCGATTTCCAAGTAAGGCATCCTATATGTTTGTTGAAATGAAATCATTAATTATATCCTCAACTTTGTTGTTATTAGCCTGTGGTATTTTTACTATGGCTATGTTTATGACTTTAAGGCAAAAGCGATATTCAGAATTAATGCGCGATTTTGTGAATAATATGACTCACGAATTTAAAACACCGATATCGTCTATAAAAATATCTGCTGATGTGCTTTTGCACCATCCGACAGTTGAAGAAGATAAACGTCTATTTCAATATGCTCAAATTATCAGAGACCAGAATCAAAGACTTAATGATCAAGTTGAGAAGGTGCTACAAATTGCAAAAATGGAATCTTCTTCATTCAATATTAAGAAAGAGCCCATTGATCTACACGAGATCATTCGACAAGTAAGTAGTCAATATGCAATCAGACTGGATGATTCCGGAGGCAGTTTGACCTTATCATTAGAAGCCAAATCCCATAATTGTATGGCAGATCGGTTTCATTTTATGAATATCATCTCTAACCTGATAGATAATGCCATAAAATATAGTAAAAACGATCCAGAAATTGGTATTTTTACACATAATCTAAAAGATAAGCTAATTTTGGAAGTAAGGGACAAAGGTATTGGGATACAGGAGGAGGACATTTCAAAAATATTTCAGAAATTCTTTCGGGTTTCTACAGGCGATGTTCATAATGTAAAAGGATTTGGGATTGGCTTGTATTATGTCAAAAGAATCTGCGATGCACATGGTTTTGATGTAAATTTGCAGAGTGTTTATGGTAAAGGAACAAGTATATTTATTCAAGTAAAAACAGTATAA
- a CDS encoding response regulator transcription factor: MKRARLLYAEDDETLSFITKDHLELQGYEVVHCVNGALAYEAFKNEKFDLCIFDVMLPEMDGFTLAENVRKKDQQIPILFLTAKSLKEDRIHGLKLGGDDYLTKPFSIEELILKIEIFLRRSRVFESPSLEVELKVGIYTYLPLEYQLVNETNVRILTQRESELLDFLLKNKNRVIKRSVILESLWGEDDYFMGRSLDVFISRLRKYLGDDPAIKIDNIHGIGFKFMCP; encoded by the coding sequence ATGAAACGAGCTAGACTTTTATATGCAGAAGATGATGAAACATTAAGTTTTATTACTAAGGATCACTTGGAACTTCAAGGTTACGAAGTGGTTCACTGTGTTAATGGGGCCTTAGCCTATGAAGCATTTAAAAATGAAAAATTTGATCTTTGTATATTTGATGTCATGCTTCCTGAGATGGATGGATTTACATTAGCGGAAAATGTTAGAAAAAAAGATCAACAAATCCCCATTTTGTTTTTAACTGCAAAGTCTTTAAAAGAAGACCGTATACATGGATTAAAACTCGGAGGGGATGATTATTTGACCAAGCCGTTTAGTATAGAAGAGTTGATACTTAAAATTGAAATATTTTTAAGGCGGAGCCGAGTATTTGAATCCCCAAGTTTAGAGGTTGAATTAAAGGTAGGTATTTACACTTATCTGCCATTGGAATATCAATTAGTTAATGAAACCAATGTAAGAATTCTAACACAGAGAGAAAGTGAATTATTGGATTTTTTGCTTAAAAACAAAAACAGAGTCATTAAAAGATCTGTAATTCTTGAAAGTTTATGGGGCGAAGATGATTATTTTATGGGTAGAAGTTTGGATGTATTTATATCTAGATTGAGAAAATATTTAGGGGATGATCCTGCTATAAAGATAGATAACATTCATGGAATAGGATTTAAATTTATGTGTCCCTAG
- a CDS encoding DUF4271 domain-containing protein produces the protein MNKLKYQFFSTFVLFALYCSEIQAQNPFEIRRTKVDTSKVNASPTDTFKRVIVNPFELKPAVQTIGIQSESLAADLLKQKTKEWSGHPTSMLEIKSALFWLMLLLTFLLAIALNLNRAIILKLYKSSFNLNHLSLLYRESKEENRIIFPLLYGLYFIGLSLFVYLTLVNFYKPIHIINLLYLSMCTSIIYLIRHISLKIFGFVFKIDREIDRYLFSIIAFGCLMSIILIPADFLIAFTDHEWAKKIIYTLGIFLVVAYVFRQLKEILISSNLWRESIFHFLLYLCTFEIAPFILLWTFLERLS, from the coding sequence GTGAATAAATTAAAATATCAATTTTTTTCGACTTTTGTATTATTTGCTTTGTATTGTTCTGAAATACAAGCTCAAAACCCTTTTGAAATAAGAAGGACAAAAGTGGATACATCAAAAGTAAATGCAAGCCCAACCGATACTTTTAAGAGGGTAATTGTCAATCCTTTTGAATTGAAACCAGCAGTCCAAACAATAGGAATACAGTCAGAATCCCTAGCAGCCGACTTACTAAAACAAAAAACAAAGGAGTGGTCTGGTCATCCTACCAGTATGTTAGAAATCAAGAGTGCATTATTTTGGCTAATGCTACTTTTGACTTTTTTACTAGCCATAGCCTTAAATTTGAACCGGGCCATAATACTTAAACTCTACAAGAGTAGTTTTAACTTAAATCACTTATCACTTTTATATAGAGAAAGTAAGGAGGAGAATCGAATTATCTTTCCACTATTATACGGTCTGTATTTCATAGGTCTCAGCTTGTTTGTTTATCTAACCCTGGTCAATTTTTACAAACCAATACATATTATAAATTTATTATATTTATCTATGTGTACCAGTATCATTTATTTAATTCGCCATATCAGTTTAAAAATATTTGGATTTGTTTTCAAAATAGATCGGGAAATAGACCGCTATTTGTTTAGTATTATCGCATTTGGCTGTTTGATGAGCATTATTTTAATACCTGCTGACTTTTTAATTGCATTTACGGACCACGAATGGGCTAAAAAAATAATATATACTTTGGGCATTTTCTTAGTCGTAGCGTACGTTTTCCGCCAACTTAAAGAAATATTAATTAGTTCAAATCTTTGGAGAGAATCAATTTTTCATTTTTTATTGTATCTTTGCACCTTCGAAATAGCACCGTTTATATTGCTCTGGACTTTTCTCGAGCGTTTAAGCTAA
- a CDS encoding uroporphyrinogen-III synthase, whose protein sequence is MPTKTTSIALIKDSRLRKVKSILISQPKPERSPYFEIETKYNIQVDWRSFIQVDGLTEKEFRKQRIRPDEFPCVVFTSKNAIDHFFRLTEEMRGKVSEMTKYFCTTETIANYLQKFIIFRKRKVFHGTKSISDLANYFNKHKDVGTFLVPCSDTGNHDVAEFLKSTKVKFQEAIMYRTVSADLSDLKDIKYDILVFFSQLDIKSLFDNFPDFEQGNTRIAAFGNTTAKAVSDAQLLIDIQAPTVETPSMTMALEMYLKKANK, encoded by the coding sequence ATGCCGACAAAAACGACTAGCATTGCGCTAATTAAAGACTCTCGGTTGAGAAAAGTTAAGTCAATTTTAATTTCTCAACCAAAACCTGAGCGATCTCCATATTTTGAGATTGAGACGAAGTACAATATTCAAGTTGATTGGAGGTCATTTATCCAAGTGGATGGTCTTACTGAAAAGGAATTCCGTAAGCAGAGGATTCGGCCCGATGAATTCCCTTGTGTAGTTTTTACAAGTAAAAACGCCATAGATCATTTTTTTAGGTTAACAGAAGAAATGAGGGGTAAGGTCTCAGAAATGACCAAATACTTTTGTACTACTGAGACAATAGCCAACTACCTTCAAAAATTTATTATCTTCAGAAAAAGAAAGGTGTTTCATGGGACCAAGTCGATATCTGACCTTGCCAATTACTTTAATAAGCACAAAGATGTAGGGACCTTCTTAGTTCCTTGTTCAGATACAGGGAATCACGATGTAGCTGAATTCCTTAAATCTACTAAGGTGAAATTTCAAGAAGCCATAATGTATCGAACCGTAAGTGCGGATTTATCCGATTTGAAGGATATTAAGTATGATATTTTGGTATTTTTTAGCCAGCTGGATATTAAATCATTATTTGACAATTTTCCAGATTTTGAGCAAGGGAATACGCGAATTGCAGCTTTTGGAAATACTACTGCAAAAGCAGTTTCAGATGCACAATTATTAATAGATATTCAGGCACCAACGGTTGAAACGCCTTCTATGACAATGGCTCTAGAAATGTATTTGAAGAAAGCCAATAAGTAA
- a CDS encoding CoA pyrophosphatase yields the protein MEIPFIDQLATQLTNGLPGRKAHIRMAPFPGRFDELPTQETKNAAVMILIMGDSDNLYFPLIKRNPISVRDPHKGQVSLPGGRQEVSDYNLLFTALRETQEEIGIPADQIKIVGALSPLFIPVSNNLVHPFIGWFEGHGTFVPQVSEVFDIIKCSLAQLSIGNLRAHQVINTSYATDLKVPGFNLNEHWIWGATAMILEEFNEVLEQVISRK from the coding sequence ATGGAAATTCCATTTATTGATCAGTTAGCCACTCAATTGACGAATGGCTTGCCTGGCAGAAAAGCTCATATTCGTATGGCTCCTTTTCCCGGAAGGTTTGATGAATTGCCGACTCAAGAAACTAAGAATGCTGCAGTTATGATTTTGATTATGGGGGACTCTGATAATCTGTATTTTCCACTGATAAAAAGAAACCCAATCAGTGTCCGAGATCCACATAAGGGCCAGGTTAGCTTACCTGGTGGACGGCAAGAGGTATCTGATTATAATCTACTTTTTACGGCATTGCGTGAAACTCAGGAAGAAATTGGAATACCAGCCGATCAAATCAAAATAGTTGGAGCATTATCTCCTTTATTTATTCCAGTTAGTAATAATTTAGTTCATCCTTTTATAGGATGGTTCGAGGGGCATGGTACGTTTGTACCGCAAGTATCTGAAGTGTTTGATATTATTAAATGCTCCTTGGCTCAATTATCTATTGGAAATTTACGTGCGCATCAAGTGATCAACACAAGTTATGCAACAGATCTTAAAGTTCCAGGATTTAACTTGAATGAACATTGGATTTGGGGTGCAACAGCCATGATTTTGGAAGAATTCAATGAAGTACTGGAACAAGTTATTTCCAGAAAATAA
- a CDS encoding transposase, whose translation MKWGKQAGKQRYKCKNCGVLSTGSNSPVKSNNELVWFRKWVLERLTYRYLLDDSGYSKSTLERKFKSYLSNAPAFQIKAHDNAHLVIDGTYFKGELCLVLYYDFDIKYCQFYRFTTKESYSEIKEDIENVLLLGIQIKSITCDGHPAIIKAIHKACPDIIIQRCLVHIQRETNIWLRRKPVIECSIELKRIVSTLHLVKNNNDRIYWINLFNNWFDQNKIFINEQQISPDTGRKWYRHKDLRRTAIMIRRAIPNMFHYLNNAQIPNNTNSIESFFGHLKDTLSIHRGLSKSNRKSFIKWYLHFKNASRN comes from the coding sequence ATTAAATGGGGAAAACAGGCTGGAAAGCAGAGATATAAATGTAAGAATTGTGGTGTTTTATCAACTGGTTCTAATAGCCCTGTAAAGTCAAATAATGAATTAGTTTGGTTTCGAAAATGGGTACTAGAAAGGTTAACATATCGATATCTTCTTGATGATAGTGGATACAGTAAATCAACACTTGAACGCAAGTTTAAGAGCTATTTATCAAATGCTCCTGCTTTTCAAATAAAAGCTCATGATAATGCTCATTTAGTGATTGATGGCACATATTTTAAGGGAGAGCTGTGTTTGGTTTTGTATTATGATTTTGATATTAAATATTGCCAATTTTACCGATTCACCACTAAAGAATCTTATTCTGAAATCAAAGAGGATATTGAAAATGTATTATTGTTGGGAATCCAAATAAAATCAATTACATGTGATGGCCATCCTGCAATTATTAAGGCAATACATAAAGCTTGTCCAGATATAATCATTCAAAGGTGCTTGGTGCATATTCAAAGAGAGACAAACATTTGGCTTAGACGAAAACCTGTAATTGAGTGTAGTATTGAGCTTAAAAGAATAGTAAGCACGCTTCATTTAGTAAAGAATAATAACGATCGAATTTATTGGATCAACCTATTCAATAATTGGTTTGACCAAAACAAAATATTCATAAATGAACAACAAATAAGTCCAGATACTGGAAGAAAATGGTATCGACACAAGGACTTAAGAAGAACAGCAATTATGATTCGAAGAGCAATACCTAATATGTTTCATTATTTAAACAATGCGCAAATACCAAATAATACGAACTCCATTGAATCGTTTTTCGGACATTTAAAAGACACATTAAGTATACATAGAGGATTGTCCAAAAGTAACCGGAAATCATTTATTAAATGGTACTTACATTTTAAAAATGCATCACGAAATTAG
- a CDS encoding response regulator translates to MQNKSKILLIEDNAEMRENLTEILELAEYDVKSAEDGLIGIQYARQFRPDIILCDIMMPNLDGFGVLKIIQQDESLKHLPFIFLTAKSEKEDFRKGMNLGAEDYLVKPFEDSDLLQIVENKLKKYKELDASRTSKQILNTLSIKEFEKHPKIANLIQESQTKSYGKKTRLWNDSDRVNHIYFIQSGIIKEALETIGGKELVLELYQSSGFVGMHYLFQNNHNGYAEVIEPVVIKMISKKTLEDIILKDNLLMSFQQFTFSLTKEFTFRLAINSYGNVREKIAYHIVELSKQFNPPIINIGREDLASYCGVAKETLIRTLTEFKDEKLIHLDSDGIKIGNVVKYSWWFFLCDLLNFRHQLEEELGSAEEQPTSNKVDAYTVILSGSNMDHLIY, encoded by the coding sequence ATGCAAAATAAATCAAAAATTCTACTCATTGAAGACAATGCAGAAATGAGAGAAAATCTAACTGAGATTCTCGAATTAGCAGAATATGATGTCAAATCAGCTGAAGATGGACTAATTGGTATTCAATATGCCCGCCAATTTCGGCCAGACATCATTCTTTGTGATATTATGATGCCTAATCTAGATGGTTTTGGCGTGCTAAAAATCATTCAACAGGACGAATCCCTAAAACATTTACCTTTTATTTTTCTAACTGCTAAATCTGAAAAAGAAGATTTTCGAAAAGGCATGAATCTTGGTGCAGAAGATTATTTGGTTAAGCCGTTTGAAGATTCTGATTTATTGCAAATCGTAGAAAATAAATTAAAAAAATATAAAGAACTAGATGCTTCTCGAACTTCAAAACAAATATTGAATACTTTATCTATTAAAGAATTTGAAAAACACCCTAAAATCGCTAACTTAATTCAAGAATCTCAAACCAAAAGTTACGGAAAAAAAACAAGGTTATGGAATGATAGTGATCGTGTTAACCATATATACTTCATTCAATCTGGCATTATCAAAGAGGCACTAGAAACCATTGGAGGAAAAGAATTGGTACTTGAACTCTATCAATCTTCAGGATTTGTTGGGATGCATTATTTATTTCAAAACAATCATAATGGATATGCCGAAGTGATCGAACCCGTTGTCATAAAAATGATATCTAAAAAAACACTTGAAGACATAATACTTAAAGATAATTTATTAATGTCTTTTCAGCAATTTACTTTTTCATTAACCAAAGAATTTACATTTAGATTAGCAATCAATTCTTATGGTAATGTCAGAGAAAAAATAGCTTATCACATTGTAGAACTTTCTAAACAATTTAACCCGCCTATCATTAACATTGGGCGAGAAGACCTTGCTTCATATTGTGGTGTTGCCAAAGAAACATTAATTAGAACCTTGACCGAATTTAAAGATGAGAAATTAATTCACTTGGATTCAGATGGCATTAAAATTGGTAATGTCGTCAAATATAGTTGGTGGTTTTTTCTATGTGATTTATTAAATTTCCGCCATCAACTTGAAGAGGAATTAGGCTCTGCTGAGGAGCAACCTACTAGCAATAAAGTTGATGCATATACTGTAATATTAAGTGGTTCGAATATGGACCACTTAATATATTAA